The Procambarus clarkii isolate CNS0578487 chromosome 37, FALCON_Pclarkii_2.0, whole genome shotgun sequence genome window below encodes:
- the LOC138371922 gene encoding uro-adherence factor A-like produces the protein MGGGGEKDGRHGKDVKNPATVQGRAAISYVRGSVSAEPPASHRQPKHSSTMIQEDLDKLQSWCGNWLLELNTQKCKIVEIGTADRRPEAQYTLKGHFCLPVSTREEAMGVNTAPNPILEARIRNFSGTLAQVIKPQTEASAEDASTEEASTEEASTEEASTEEASTEEASTEEASTEEAFRRRILRRRILRRRRLHRGSLPLKNPPPKNPPSRTPPPKNPPPKNPPPKTPPPRKPSAEESSAEESSVEDASAEESSAEESSAEDASTEEKEAFSIKSALITACVCTPLLVLCNLLSQLLDESTDLSQLLDESTDLSQLLVESTDLSQLLVESTALCQLLDESTDLSQLLDESTDLSQLLDESTDLSQLLDESTDLSQLLDESTDLSQLLDESTDLSQLLVESTDLSQLLDESTDLSQLLDESTDLSQLLDESTDLSQLLDESTDLSQLLVESTDLSQLLDESTDPSQLLDESTDLSQLLDESTALSQLLDESTDLSQLLDESTDLSQLLDESTTSASSLMSPQTPASSLMSPQTSASSLMSPQPSASSLMNLSQLLDESTDLSQLLDESTALSQLLDESTDLSQLLDESTALSQLLDESTDLSQLLDESTALSQLLDESTDLSQLLDESTDLSQLLDESTDLSQLLDESTDLSQLLDEFADLSQLLDESTDLSQLLVESTDLSQLLHESTDLSQLLVESTDLSQLLDESTDLSQLLVESTDLSQLLDESTDLSQLLDESTDLSQLLDESTDLSQLFDESTDLSQLLDESTDLSQLLDESTDLSQLLDESTDLSQLLVESTDLSQLLDESTDLSQLLDESTDLSQLLDESTDLSQLLDESTALSQLLDESTDLSQLLDESTDLSQLLDESTALSQLLDESTALSQLLDESTDLSQLLDESTDLSQLLDESTDLSQLLDEFTDLSQLLDESTDLSQLLVESTDLSQLLDESTDLSQLLVESTDLTQLLDESTDLSQLLVESTDLSQLLDESTDLSQLLVESTDLSQLLDESTDLSQLLDESTDLSQLLDESTDLSQLLT, from the exons atgggggggggaggggagaaagacGGGAGACATGGAAAAGACGTAAAAAATCCGGCTACAGTTCAAGGGAGGGCCGCTATCAGCTATGTGCGTGGGAGTGTCTCGGCTGAGCCACCAGCCTCCCACC gtcagccaaaacacagttccact ATGATCCAAGAGGACTTGGACAAGCTGCAGAGCTGGTGCGGCAACTGGCTATTAGAGCTCAACACACAGAAGTGTAAAATAGTGGAAATTGGAACAGCCGACAGGAGACCAGAAGCACAGTACACGCTGAAGGGACACTTTTGCCTCCCTGTGTCGACTAGAGAAGAGGCCATGGGCGTGAACACAGCACCAAACCCAATTCTGGAGGCGCGTATACGTAACTTCAGCGGCACTCTGGCACAA GTGATAAAACCCCAAACGGAAGCCTCTGCCGAGGACGCCTCCACCGAGGAAGCCTCTACCGAGGAAGCCTCTACCGAGGAAGCCTCTACCGAGGAAGCCTCTACCGAGGAAGCCTCTACCGAGGAAGCCTCCACCGAGGAAGCCTTCCGCCGAAGAATCCTCCGCCGAAGAATCCTCCGCCGAAGACGCCTCCACCGAGGAAGCCTTCCGCTGAAGAATCCTCCGCCGAAGAATCCTCCGTCGAGGACGCCTCCGCCGAAGAATCCTCCGCCGAAGAATCCTCCGCCGAAGACGCCTCCACCGAGGAAGCCTTCCGCTGAAGAATCCTCCGCCGAAGAATCCTCCGTCGAGGACGCCTCCGCCGAAGAATCCTCCGCCGAAGAATCCTCCGCCGAAGACGCCTCCACCGAGGAA aAGGAAGCATTTTCCATTAAGTCTGCTCTCATAACTGCCTGCGTCTGTACACCGTTGTTAGTTCTTTGTAATCTGCTCAGCCAGCTCCTTGATGAGTCCACAGACCTCAGCCAGCTCCTTGATGAGTCCACAGACCTCAGCCAGCTCCTTGTTGAGTCCACAGACCTCAGCCAGCTCCTTGTTGAGTCCACAGCCCTCTGCCAGCTCCTTGATGAGTCCACAGACCTCAGCCAGCTCCTTGATGAGTCCACAGACCTCAGCCAGCTCCTTGATGAGTCCACAGACCTCAGCCAGCTCCTTGATGAGTCCACAGACCTCAGCCAGCTCCTTGATGAGTCCACAGACCTCAGCCAGCTCCTTGATGAGTCCACAGACCTCAGCCAGCTCCTTGTTGAGTCCACAGACCTCAGCCAGCTCCTTGATGAGTCCACAGACCTCAGCCAGCTCCTTGATGAGTCCACAGACCTCAGCCAGCTCCTTGATGAGTCCACAGACCTCAGCCAGCTCCTTGATGAGTCCACAGACCTCAGCCAGCTCCTTGTTGAGTCCACAGACCTCAGCCAGCTCCTTGATGAGTCCACAGACCCCAGCCAGCTCCTTGATGAGTCCACAGACCTCAGCCAGCTCCTTGATGAGTCCACAGCCCTCAGCCAGCTCCTTGATGAGTCCACAGACCTCAGCCAGCTCCTTGATGAGTCCACAGACCTCAGCCAGCTCCTTGATGAGTCCACA ACCTCAGCCAGCTCCTTGATGAGTCCACAGACCCCAGCCAGCTCCTTGATGAGTCCACAGACCTCAGCCAGCTCCTTGATGAGTCCACAGCCCTCAGCCAGCTCCTTGATGA ACCTCAGCCAGCTCCTTGATGAGTCTACAGACCTCAGCCAGCTCCTTGATGAGTCCACAGCCCTCAGCCAGCTCCTTGATGAGTCCACAGACCTCAGCCAGCTCCTTGATGAGTCCACAGCCCTCAGCCAGCTCCTTGATGAGTCCACAGACCTCAGCCAGCTCCTTGATGAGTCCACAGCCCTCAGCCAGCTCCTTGATGAGTCCACAGACCTCAGCCAGCTCCTTGATGAGTCCACAGACCTCAGCCAGCTCCTTGATGAGTCCACAGACCTCAGCCAGCTCCTTGATGAGTCCACAGACCTCAGCCAGCTCCTTGATGAATTCGCAGACCTCAGCCAGCTCCTTGATGAGTCCACAGACCTCAGCCAGCTCCTTGTTGAGTCCACAGACCTCAGCCAGCTCCTTCATGAGTCCACAGACCTCAGCCAGCTCCTTGTTGAGTCCACAGACCTCAGCCAGCTCCTTGATGAGTCCACAGACCTCAGCCAGCTCCTTGTTGAGTCCACAGACCTCAGCCAGCTCCTTGATGAGTCCACAGACCTCAGCCAGCTCCTTGATGAGTCCACAGACCTCAGCCAGCTCCTTGATGAGTCTACAGACCTCAGCCAGCTCTTTGATGAGTCCACAGACCTCAGCCAGCTCCTTGATGAGTCCACAGACCTCAGCCAGCTCCTTGATGAGTCCACAGACCTCAGCCAGCTCCTTGATGAGTCCACAGACCTCAGCCAGCTCCTTGTTGAGTCCACAGACCTCAGCCAGCTCCTTGATGAGTCCACAGACCTCAGCCAGCTCCTTGATGAGTCCACAGACCTCAGCCAGCTCCTTGATGAGTCCACAGACCTCAGCCAGCTCCTTGATGAGTCCACAGCCCTCAGCCAGCTCCTTGATGAGTCCACAGACCTCAGCCAGCTCCTTGATGAGTCCACAGACCTCAGCCAGCTCCTTGATGAGTCCACAGCCCTCAGCCAGCTCCTTGATGAGTCCACAGCCCTCAGCCAGCTCCTTGATGAGTCCACAGACCTCAGCCAGCTCCTTGATGAGTCCACAGACCTCAGCCAGCTCCTTGATGAGTCCACAGACCTCAGCCAGCTCCTTGATGAATTCACAGACCTCAGCCAGCTCCTTGATGAGTCCACAGACCTCAGCCAGCTCCTTGTTGAGTCCACAGACCTCAGCCAGCTCCTTGATGAGTCCACAGACCTCAGCCAGCTCCTTGTTGAGTCCACAGACCTCACCCAGCTCCTTGATGAGTCCACAGACCTCAGCCAGCTCCTTGTTGAGTCCACAGACCTCAGCCAGCTCCTTGATGAGTCCACAGACCTCAGCCAGCTCCTTGTTGAGTCCACAGACCTCAGCCAGCTCCTTGATGAGTCCACAGACCTCAGCCAGCTCCTTGATGAGTCCACAGACCTCAGCCAGCTCCTTGATGAGTCCACAGACCTCAGCCAGCTCCTT ACCTAA